Proteins from a single region of Fodinibius sp. Rm-B-1B1-1:
- the cysN gene encoding sulfate adenylyltransferase subunit CysN yields the protein MSTEKNEAQKYLDMDLLRFTTAGSVDDGKSTLIGRLLYDSKAIFDDQMEKIEESSRKKGDEYTNLALLTDGLSAEREQGITIDVAYRYFSTPNRKFIIADTPGHVQYTRNMVTGASTANLAIILVDARNGVIEQTCRHSFISSLLGIKHVVLCVNKMDLVDYSEERYNEIKQEFKTFSSKLDVPDIHYVPISALYGDNVVDKSDNMPWYGGSTLLYTLENVQVGSDYNHVDSRFPVQWVTRPQSTDYPDYRGYAGQVAGGVFKPGDEVIALPSGFTSKIDKIQTFEQDEEEAFSPMSVTMTLEDDIDISRGDMIAKPDNQPTVGQDIEMMVCWLNKEPLDPNGKYAIKHTTKEARCIVKDVKYKVNINTLHRVEGDKEIGLNDIGRIKIRTTKPLFYDSYKRNRKTGSIILIDEYTNETVGAGMIL from the coding sequence ACAGAAATATTTAGATATGGATTTGCTCCGCTTTACGACGGCGGGCAGCGTGGATGATGGTAAAAGTACTTTGATTGGTCGCTTGCTATATGATTCGAAAGCTATTTTTGACGACCAGATGGAGAAGATTGAAGAATCCAGTCGTAAGAAGGGAGATGAATATACGAACCTGGCACTGCTTACCGATGGACTATCGGCCGAACGCGAGCAGGGCATCACCATTGATGTGGCATACCGCTATTTTTCCACGCCGAACCGAAAGTTTATTATTGCCGATACGCCCGGACATGTGCAATACACGCGAAACATGGTTACAGGGGCATCTACAGCCAATTTGGCTATTATTCTGGTGGACGCGCGTAATGGTGTGATTGAGCAAACTTGTCGACATTCGTTTATTTCTTCGCTATTAGGAATCAAGCACGTAGTACTATGTGTTAATAAGATGGATTTGGTGGATTACAGTGAGGAGCGATATAACGAAATCAAGCAGGAGTTTAAGACCTTCTCTTCCAAGCTTGATGTCCCAGATATTCATTATGTGCCCATTAGCGCCCTGTATGGTGATAACGTTGTGGATAAATCCGATAATATGCCGTGGTACGGAGGGTCGACGCTGTTGTATACACTCGAAAACGTGCAGGTAGGTAGTGATTATAATCACGTTGACAGCCGTTTTCCCGTGCAGTGGGTTACACGTCCGCAATCTACCGACTATCCCGATTACCGTGGTTATGCCGGGCAAGTTGCCGGTGGCGTTTTTAAACCCGGTGATGAAGTTATTGCATTGCCCTCCGGATTTACCAGCAAAATTGACAAGATTCAAACCTTTGAGCAGGATGAAGAGGAAGCTTTTTCTCCGATGTCGGTAACGATGACTTTGGAAGACGATATTGATATCTCCCGCGGGGATATGATTGCCAAACCTGACAACCAGCCTACTGTGGGACAAGATATTGAGATGATGGTCTGCTGGCTAAATAAAGAGCCGCTTGATCCTAATGGAAAGTACGCTATCAAGCATACCACCAAAGAGGCGCGATGCATTGTCAAGGATGTGAAATACAAAGTAAACATCAATACGCTGCACCGCGTGGAAGGGGATAAGGAGATTGGGCTTAATGATATCGGACGTATTAAAATCCGAACAACGAAGCCGCTCTTTTATGATTCCTATAAACGCAATCGCAAGACGGGCAGTATTATTCTTATTGATGAATATACCAATGAAACTGTTGGAGCAGGGATGATTCTTTAA
- a CDS encoding DNA-binding domain-containing protein, translating into MSLEYYLVPNHITDNPNDYRAVSRNSNSYTIEDVYKQMTREGSTVTKAEALAVFEEITQAISNILEEGHSVVTPLVNISSSVTGVFDEEEDPFDADRHKVQLNINSGVRLRNLTASIKPTRIEGSEPAPDIKYLHDNVSGTRSELLTPQGGARIKGSLLKFDEEDNQQGIFFINTQDGTEHRVERSPLRNMPKELIFTLPDLPAGEYRLEVRSILNGTTTIRSGILSTPLVVEATP; encoded by the coding sequence ATGTCTTTAGAGTATTATTTAGTTCCGAACCATATCACTGATAATCCCAATGACTATAGAGCTGTTAGTCGTAATTCTAATAGTTATACTATTGAGGATGTGTACAAGCAGATGACCCGAGAAGGATCTACCGTCACCAAAGCGGAAGCCCTTGCGGTGTTCGAGGAAATCACACAGGCTATTTCAAACATTCTTGAAGAAGGTCATTCAGTGGTGACGCCATTGGTGAATATTTCATCAAGTGTTACCGGTGTTTTTGACGAAGAGGAGGATCCGTTTGATGCTGACCGGCATAAGGTACAGTTAAATATCAACTCGGGTGTGAGGCTCAGAAACCTGACAGCCTCTATAAAACCTACTCGCATAGAAGGATCGGAGCCGGCACCCGATATCAAATATCTGCATGATAATGTATCAGGGACGAGAAGTGAGCTGCTTACCCCACAAGGTGGAGCTCGCATTAAAGGTTCTCTGCTCAAGTTTGATGAGGAAGATAATCAGCAAGGCATCTTCTTTATTAATACCCAAGACGGTACCGAACACCGGGTAGAACGTTCTCCGCTGCGCAATATGCCGAAAGAGCTCATCTTTACGCTTCCGGACCTTCCTGCGGGTGAATACCGGCTGGAGGTTCGCAGCATCCTAAACGGCACTACCACCATACGATCAGGTATCCTTTCAACTCCCTTGGTGGTAGAAGCTACTCCATAG
- a CDS encoding patatin-like phospholipase family protein, whose protein sequence is MNIHNDSYNYSYKTEERTALVLPGGGAKGAFQAGVLQVLREQGFTYDVISGISVGSLNGAMLATDQFETMIEVWKQLTPKQIYRKKTLAGLARRYLQYKIGLGKPPVSKYDNEPLHSLLRKHLNGRPTTVPFTFGYVKLETGRYIRASIPHQEPHTINEEEICRILASTAIPAVFNPVSVNGYQCVDGGLRDISPIREVLPYNPHRAIIIPTKPTDGLPRPVKSRDIIDIAFRSIDIMMDEIFYEDIARFLTINNLVRQAEDEGVELRHRTGRIYRHVHPLIIAPKEPLGDAMDFSNDNVRRLMQVGRDRAREVLSMEPYPKPMILFREAL, encoded by the coding sequence ATGAATATTCATAATGATTCATATAATTATTCTTATAAAACCGAAGAACGTACGGCCCTGGTGCTGCCGGGCGGAGGAGCCAAAGGGGCTTTCCAGGCAGGGGTACTGCAGGTATTGCGCGAGCAGGGATTCACCTACGATGTTATCAGCGGCATCAGCGTAGGTTCACTGAACGGAGCCATGTTGGCTACCGATCAGTTTGAGACCATGATTGAGGTGTGGAAGCAACTTACACCGAAACAGATATACCGAAAAAAGACGCTGGCCGGGCTGGCCCGCCGATACCTGCAATACAAAATTGGACTGGGCAAACCGCCCGTTTCCAAATACGACAACGAGCCGCTGCACAGCCTGTTGCGGAAGCACCTGAACGGTCGGCCGACTACCGTGCCTTTCACCTTTGGCTACGTGAAGCTGGAAACCGGACGATATATACGCGCCTCCATTCCTCATCAAGAGCCGCATACCATCAACGAAGAAGAGATCTGCCGCATTCTGGCATCTACGGCCATCCCGGCAGTATTCAACCCGGTATCAGTCAATGGTTACCAATGTGTAGACGGCGGACTCCGCGATATTTCGCCCATCCGCGAAGTACTGCCGTATAACCCGCACCGCGCCATTATTATCCCCACTAAACCTACGGATGGCCTGCCGCGTCCGGTAAAAAGCCGTGATATCATCGACATCGCCTTCCGCTCGATCGATATCATGATGGATGAAATCTTCTATGAGGATATCGCCCGCTTCCTGACGATCAATAACTTGGTACGTCAGGCAGAAGATGAGGGCGTCGAGCTGCGCCACCGTACCGGACGCATCTACCGGCATGTTCATCCGCTGATTATTGCTCCCAAAGAGCCGCTGGGGGATGCGATGGATTTCAGCAACGATAACGTTCGCCGCCTGATGCAGGTTGGGCGCGACCGAGCACGCGAGGTGCTGTCGATGGAGCCGTATCCGAAACCGATGATTTTGTTTCGGGAAGCCCTGTAG
- a CDS encoding DUF4747 family protein: MSNQQEVHFFVFNIRLLTDRERMPATYTRLFHTLHWLRKPEPIRKSRCYMMLASMEECYIAGTPVLKGYLGKFCEEHSHQWYDFNPCEAEKQSGAQIPCPNFRVIEYLFIPALHRFCLLMRLDKLSLSMVGKFLKAELNRAARKDEEVHVTLEKSPKFLEDIFSARDILDITFHVSFSNQDLNDEYTTLVDNQLRDAEVEHLEIRGRARDGKSVDLKKSEFLMGAAGLVPSNGRASVQIVNGKGEKKTVDTSNYPRIFQIRCGEGEKAAAVVHHMMKTYGRRNEV; the protein is encoded by the coding sequence ATGAGCAACCAACAAGAGGTACATTTCTTTGTATTCAATATCCGCCTGCTTACCGACCGGGAGCGCATGCCGGCCACTTACACGCGTCTGTTCCATACGTTGCATTGGCTGCGCAAGCCGGAGCCGATTCGCAAATCCCGTTGCTACATGATGCTTGCTTCGATGGAGGAGTGCTATATTGCCGGAACACCAGTGCTAAAGGGATACCTTGGCAAGTTCTGCGAAGAGCATAGCCATCAGTGGTATGATTTCAATCCATGTGAAGCCGAAAAACAATCCGGTGCCCAGATACCCTGTCCCAATTTTCGGGTCATAGAATACCTATTTATTCCGGCCCTGCATCGCTTTTGCCTGCTAATGCGCCTCGATAAGTTATCCCTTTCGATGGTGGGGAAGTTTCTGAAGGCAGAACTCAACCGGGCCGCTCGGAAGGATGAAGAGGTGCACGTTACGTTAGAGAAATCCCCGAAATTTCTTGAGGATATCTTTAGTGCCCGCGACATCCTTGATATTACGTTTCATGTCTCATTCAGCAATCAGGATCTCAATGACGAGTACACCACCCTTGTAGACAATCAGCTGAGGGATGCGGAGGTTGAGCACCTGGAGATCCGCGGACGAGCGCGGGATGGCAAGAGCGTAGACCTGAAGAAAAGCGAGTTTCTGATGGGGGCCGCCGGGCTGGTGCCGAGCAACGGTCGCGCTTCGGTGCAGATTGTAAACGGCAAGGGAGAAAAGAAGACGGTAGATACTTCTAACTACCCGCGCATCTTCCAAATTCGCTGCGGTGAAGGAGAGAAGGCAGCGGCGGTGGTCCATCATATGATGAAAACATATGGGCGGCGCAATGAAGTATAA
- a CDS encoding GDP-L-fucose synthase — protein MLDKKSKIYIAGHRGMVGSAVKRKLEQEGYENLLYRTSSELDLCNQQAVKQFFEEEHPDVVVDAAARVGGILANDEYPWQFLYENLEIQNNIIAASHQQDISKLIFLGSSCIYPKHTAQPMSEDALLTGELEPTNQWYAIAKIAGVKMVEALRRQYNRNYVSLMPTNLYGPHDNFDLETSHVLPAMIRKFHEAKEEGNRPVPLWGTGTPMREFLHVDDVADAVFFTLKNQMEHDLYNVGTGRDITIKDLALLIQDIIGHEGNINWDTSKPDGTPRKLMDVSRMNEAGWTYNIELEDGIRSTYEWYLEYEDEIKEVEIEP, from the coding sequence ATGTTAGATAAGAAGTCGAAAATTTATATTGCCGGCCATCGAGGCATGGTCGGATCGGCTGTAAAGCGAAAGCTGGAACAGGAGGGATATGAGAATCTTCTTTACAGAACCAGTTCTGAGTTAGATCTCTGCAATCAACAGGCCGTAAAACAGTTCTTTGAAGAAGAGCACCCCGATGTGGTTGTAGACGCTGCGGCCCGAGTTGGAGGGATATTAGCTAATGATGAATACCCGTGGCAATTTCTATATGAAAATTTAGAGATACAGAATAATATTATAGCGGCTTCACACCAGCAAGATATTAGCAAACTTATTTTTTTGGGCAGTTCTTGTATTTATCCAAAGCATACCGCCCAGCCGATGAGTGAAGATGCGTTATTGACCGGTGAGTTGGAGCCAACTAACCAATGGTATGCCATTGCCAAGATTGCAGGCGTAAAAATGGTAGAGGCTCTGCGGCGCCAGTATAATCGTAATTATGTATCACTGATGCCGACGAACCTGTACGGCCCCCATGATAATTTTGATTTGGAAACCTCGCATGTGCTACCGGCTATGATTCGAAAGTTCCATGAGGCTAAAGAAGAAGGTAATCGTCCCGTACCGTTGTGGGGAACCGGCACACCAATGCGCGAATTTTTGCATGTGGATGATGTAGCCGATGCGGTGTTCTTTACGCTGAAGAACCAGATGGAGCACGATCTGTATAATGTAGGAACAGGTAGGGATATCACAATCAAAGATTTGGCACTGTTGATACAGGATATCATTGGTCACGAAGGAAATATCAACTGGGATACTTCTAAGCCGGACGGTACGCCCAGAAAACTGATGGACGTGAGCCGTATGAACGAGGCAGGCTGGACGTATAATATAGAGTTAGAAGATGGTATTCGATCGACGTATGAATGGTATTTAGAGTATGAAGATGAAATTAAGGAAGTGGAAATTGAACCTTAA
- the gmd gene encoding GDP-mannose 4,6-dehydratase, translated as MSASRNKTALITGVTGQDGSYLAELLLNKGYEVHGIKRRASLIKTDRVDHLYHDPHYEGLPFYLHYGDLTDSSNLTRIIQETQPDEVYNLAAQSHVGVSFESPEYTADVDAMGVLRLLEGIRILGLENKTKFYQASTSELYGKVQEMPQNEDTPFYPRSPYAAAKLYAYWICKNYREAYDMFAVNGILFNHESPRRGETFVTRKITRAAVRIATGQQKKLFLGNLDAKRDWGHAKDYVRGMWLMLQREEPEDFVLATGETTKVREFCEMAFSYLGIDLKWEGEGVDEKGVIDSVDKEQFSNITKLSTSKLELSKGKAIIEVDSQYFRPTEVDVLLGNASKAREKLGWEVNYSIDDLVQDMVKMDMKNIAL; from the coding sequence GTGAGTGCATCAAGAAATAAAACAGCACTAATAACCGGAGTCACCGGACAGGATGGCTCGTACTTAGCCGAATTACTATTGAATAAAGGCTACGAAGTTCATGGCATAAAGCGAAGAGCTAGTCTCATTAAAACGGACCGTGTAGATCACCTGTACCACGATCCACATTACGAAGGGTTGCCTTTTTATTTGCACTACGGTGATTTGACCGACTCTTCTAACCTGACCCGCATTATTCAGGAGACCCAACCCGATGAAGTTTATAATCTCGCGGCCCAAAGCCACGTGGGGGTGTCCTTTGAATCGCCGGAATATACCGCTGATGTAGATGCCATGGGGGTGTTGAGACTGTTGGAAGGAATTCGCATTCTTGGACTAGAAAACAAAACCAAATTTTATCAGGCTTCGACTTCTGAGCTCTATGGAAAAGTGCAGGAGATGCCTCAAAACGAAGATACCCCTTTTTATCCACGTTCCCCCTATGCTGCTGCGAAACTCTATGCTTACTGGATTTGCAAGAACTATCGTGAAGCCTACGATATGTTTGCAGTAAACGGAATTTTGTTTAACCACGAGTCACCACGAAGGGGCGAAACCTTTGTGACCCGAAAGATTACCCGGGCAGCGGTGCGTATAGCAACCGGACAGCAAAAGAAACTCTTTCTTGGAAACCTTGATGCCAAGCGTGACTGGGGACATGCGAAAGACTACGTGCGTGGCATGTGGCTGATGCTTCAGCGGGAAGAACCGGAAGACTTTGTGTTGGCAACCGGAGAAACAACGAAAGTTAGAGAGTTTTGCGAAATGGCATTCAGCTATCTCGGTATTGATCTCAAATGGGAAGGTGAGGGAGTCGATGAAAAAGGAGTTATTGATTCTGTTGATAAAGAACAGTTTTCAAATATTACCAAGCTTTCAACTTCAAAGCTTGAACTTTCAAAAGGCAAAGCAATTATCGAAGTCGACTCCCAGTATTTTCGGCCGACCGAAGTAGATGTTTTGTTGGGAAATGCCTCAAAAGCCAGAGAAAAATTGGGTTGGGAAGTCAACTATTCTATTGATGATTTAGTTCAGGATATGGTTAAAATGGATATGAAAAATATAGCTCTATAA
- a CDS encoding flippase → MKNLLPDFFQTLLKGKDLKSSIFKGSLGSFFIQFGNAILGFLLGVVLARLLGAESYGNYVYVYALISTLAMPTQLGLPNLLVRFVAQYQANEEWGKLKGLIKWSNWAVFVLSITMIGGTYFVLRVLSLTTERLSTLHWGLLLLPIIALGALRGAALRGLRYVVLGKLPDKILRQAFLVIMVLGYFYFFNRSIYADNAMMLHVISALVVFLIGTFWLWQKLPSKVFSSDTEYLSRKWISIAIPFLLTGGMFVLNNKVDILMLGWFKSSENVGVYEITVKASSLVAFSLLAMNAVLAPYFSKFYTEGKNKVLKKIATWGVFISLGVSVPVAIFLSSFGYEILSFFFGAEFATGHVTLILLCIGQLINVGAGSIGLLLNMTGYEKLVLKGVAISTVLNIILNLFLIPNHGMEGAALATIVTFFIWNFILVYWGIKYLNVNTSIFSLKILFD, encoded by the coding sequence TTGAAGAATTTGTTACCAGATTTTTTTCAGACTTTATTAAAAGGAAAGGATTTAAAGAGTTCTATTTTTAAAGGGTCCCTTGGTAGTTTTTTTATACAGTTTGGTAATGCTATTTTGGGCTTTTTATTGGGAGTTGTTCTTGCAAGATTGCTTGGTGCTGAAAGTTATGGTAATTATGTATATGTATATGCATTAATTTCAACTTTGGCAATGCCAACTCAATTAGGCTTACCAAACTTATTAGTCCGTTTTGTCGCACAATACCAAGCAAATGAAGAATGGGGGAAATTGAAAGGACTAATCAAATGGAGCAATTGGGCTGTATTTGTGTTGTCTATAACAATGATAGGAGGTACTTATTTTGTTTTAAGGGTACTTTCTTTAACTACAGAACGACTTTCTACACTTCATTGGGGTTTATTATTATTACCAATCATAGCTTTGGGAGCACTTCGTGGGGCAGCTTTACGAGGATTACGATATGTTGTTCTAGGTAAATTGCCTGATAAGATTCTAAGGCAAGCTTTTTTAGTAATAATGGTACTCGGGTACTTCTATTTTTTTAATAGAAGTATTTATGCCGATAATGCAATGATGCTACATGTTATATCAGCACTCGTAGTTTTTCTTATAGGAACTTTTTGGTTATGGCAAAAGCTTCCATCTAAGGTATTTAGTTCTGATACAGAATATTTAAGTCGAAAATGGATTTCAATTGCCATACCTTTTTTATTAACAGGAGGGATGTTTGTCTTAAATAATAAGGTGGATATTTTAATGCTGGGATGGTTTAAAAGTTCTGAGAATGTTGGAGTATATGAAATAACGGTCAAAGCTTCTTCTTTAGTAGCATTTAGTCTGTTGGCGATGAATGCTGTATTAGCGCCATATTTTTCAAAATTTTATACTGAGGGAAAAAATAAAGTTCTCAAAAAGATAGCCACGTGGGGCGTATTTATAAGTTTGGGTGTATCAGTACCTGTTGCAATCTTTTTGTCATCCTTCGGTTATGAAATTCTTAGCTTTTTTTTTGGGGCTGAGTTTGCAACAGGTCACGTCACACTCATATTACTTTGTATAGGACAGTTAATAAATGTAGGGGCGGGATCAATAGGCTTGCTGTTAAATATGACAGGATATGAAAAGCTAGTTTTAAAAGGGGTGGCAATTTCTACAGTTTTGAATATTATTTTAAATTTATTTTTAATTCCAAATCATGGAATGGAAGGAGCAGCACTTGCTACTATTGTTACATTTTTTATATGGAATTTTATTTTGGTTTACTGGGGAATTAAATATTTAAATGTGAATACTTCAATATTTTCATTGAAGATATTATTTGATTAA
- a CDS encoding sulfotransferase, with product MHKEIRPIFIFSLPRSGSTLLQRTLASHPMVSTTAETWFLLPLIYMSKDNGVKTEYGYSKFRKGFNDFRNQIDADNKASYQRLLRQFVLNNYKLASNNNAIYFLDKTPRYSLICDQIIEMFPHGKFIFLWRNPLAVISSMIESWGKGRWNVYKYYIDLFDGLNNLINTCSDNEHQIFQIKYEDLVSNPEIHIKEILQYLNLEYTSNLLSEFNDIDFTGRMGDQTGTDKYSEISVDSIEKWRRTYNTHVRKKWAYKYLDNIGEKNLNKIGYSISELKNGLNVCPNHFFRLPSDIIRIGYGITKQKIKSIILNNA from the coding sequence ATGCATAAAGAAATCCGTCCAATATTTATATTTTCACTTCCTAGGTCTGGGTCTACACTGTTACAACGAACCCTTGCTTCACACCCTATGGTATCTACAACGGCTGAGACGTGGTTCTTACTTCCGTTGATTTATATGTCAAAAGATAATGGTGTTAAAACAGAGTATGGTTATTCAAAATTCAGAAAAGGATTTAATGATTTTAGAAACCAAATTGATGCGGATAATAAAGCTTCCTATCAAAGGCTATTAAGACAGTTTGTATTGAATAACTATAAGTTGGCTTCGAATAATAATGCTATCTATTTTTTAGATAAAACTCCCAGATACAGTTTAATATGTGACCAAATTATAGAAATGTTCCCCCATGGAAAGTTTATCTTTTTATGGAGGAACCCGTTAGCTGTTATTTCTTCTATGATTGAATCTTGGGGGAAAGGTAGATGGAATGTCTATAAATATTACATCGATTTATTTGATGGATTGAATAATTTGATAAATACATGTAGTGATAATGAACATCAAATATTTCAAATTAAATATGAAGACCTTGTAAGTAATCCAGAAATACATATTAAGGAGATACTTCAATATTTGAACTTGGAATACACTTCTAACTTACTTAGTGAATTTAATGATATTGATTTTACTGGTAGGATGGGTGATCAAACTGGTACAGATAAGTATTCCGAAATATCAGTTGACTCAATTGAAAAGTGGAGACGAACTTATAATACTCATGTAAGAAAAAAATGGGCGTATAAATACTTGGATAATATTGGAGAAAAAAACTTAAATAAGATTGGGTACTCTATTTCAGAATTAAAAAATGGTTTGAATGTTTGCCCAAACCATTTTTTTAGGTTACCCTCTGATATTATCAGGATTGGATATGGTATAACTAAACAAAAAATTAAATCTATAATTCTTAATAATGCATAA
- a CDS encoding polysaccharide pyruvyl transferase family protein has product MHNTILLHNSHWANNIGNSFFTLGVKYILENTFEDSKVIQTDQLSTLAWHQPRFLIEKNDLKYPSYSEPDWFVLSGPMFQKKPMNKLIPVFERVFSNNDKTKLIIMNAGSIGYDKEEVKYCRSVLKKYNPYLFTTRDEFTYEHYADLAENSYNGFDTAFFCSDYFTKYETPKLGDYCTFTFDKIVEPKINLNGFDEEDKNTWNNLTINHRLKLPFRINKYFDLIRNFPQESAGRKIVRPTHKIQGNNSIELFRLPNSFVSQTPFGYLNLYANTDLTISDRVHACIPTLAFGNAAMLISSTKRKALFSRLNLDDINGNIIKIDQSYLKEEKDKYLDYMKNLSI; this is encoded by the coding sequence ATGCATAATACGATACTTTTACACAATAGCCATTGGGCTAACAATATCGGTAATTCTTTTTTTACACTTGGAGTCAAGTATATCTTAGAAAATACATTTGAAGACTCCAAAGTAATACAGACAGATCAGCTTTCGACTTTAGCATGGCACCAACCAAGGTTTTTGATAGAAAAAAATGATCTAAAATATCCAAGTTATTCTGAACCTGATTGGTTTGTTTTATCTGGTCCAATGTTCCAGAAAAAACCAATGAATAAATTAATTCCTGTATTTGAAAGGGTGTTTTCAAATAACGATAAAACGAAGTTAATCATAATGAATGCTGGTAGCATAGGTTATGATAAGGAGGAGGTAAAGTATTGCAGGTCTGTTTTAAAGAAATATAATCCATATTTATTTACAACAAGGGATGAATTTACTTACGAACATTATGCTGATTTAGCAGAAAATAGCTATAACGGCTTTGATACCGCTTTTTTTTGTAGCGATTATTTTACGAAATATGAAACCCCAAAATTAGGAGATTATTGTACATTTACATTTGATAAAATTGTTGAGCCGAAAATTAATTTAAATGGGTTTGATGAAGAAGACAAGAATACTTGGAATAACTTAACTATAAATCATAGACTTAAATTACCTTTTCGCATAAATAAGTATTTTGATTTAATTAGAAATTTTCCTCAAGAATCAGCTGGAAGAAAAATTGTAAGACCAACTCATAAAATTCAAGGTAATAACTCAATTGAACTTTTTAGATTGCCCAATTCCTTTGTTTCTCAAACGCCTTTTGGGTATTTAAATTTATATGCTAATACTGATCTTACTATAAGTGATAGAGTTCATGCATGTATACCAACATTGGCTTTTGGAAATGCTGCAATGTTAATTTCTTCAACAAAAAGAAAAGCTCTTTTTTCTAGATTAAATTTAGATGATATAAATGGTAATATTATTAAAATAGATCAAAGTTACTTAAAAGAGGAAAAAGACAAATATCTAGATTATATGAAGAACTTATCTATATGA
- a CDS encoding O-antigen ligase family protein produces the protein MILILLLGFRFRLSEKKKSYIVLAGIYMTYLLLQALALSVFDLSLVFTELFILVGVLISLYTKDETWHYALYAIVYPVLFFALSYFVTILITLLTGYSIIDLTYFAFHIFQPRVIEDFYKINIVFPFSPMMGLGNANIANIDFGRAIGYMREPGIYQILVVISFFGLDYISIKYRKIFKTLVFLSLLITFSTTGMVVFILSYFYYYYISGDRKFKMNFFYKAISFLIISLGSYFFVFTNEKFGLLAKLTYESGLQRLQHYQESIQIFLDNPIIGVGLFNSSVPGSSIFAILASLGIVGAGLFFLMVILPIWHLIKRRDRLLVFLIPVLVTAFFSQPLSNMAIFFVILSLVISYPTKYKSF, from the coding sequence ATGATATTAATACTGTTATTAGGGTTTCGTTTTAGGCTTTCTGAAAAGAAGAAAAGTTATATTGTCTTAGCAGGTATATATATGACATATTTGCTGTTACAGGCACTTGCTTTGTCAGTATTTGACTTATCGTTAGTATTTACTGAACTCTTTATACTTGTCGGTGTATTAATATCGCTCTATACAAAGGATGAGACTTGGCACTATGCTTTATATGCAATCGTGTATCCCGTTTTATTCTTTGCATTATCATACTTTGTGACAATACTTATTACTCTTCTAACTGGTTATTCAATAATAGATCTTACTTATTTTGCCTTTCATATTTTTCAACCCAGAGTAATTGAAGATTTTTATAAGATAAATATAGTATTCCCATTTTCTCCTATGATGGGCCTTGGAAATGCTAATATTGCCAACATTGATTTTGGAAGGGCAATTGGATATATGAGAGAACCGGGAATATATCAAATATTAGTGGTTATCAGTTTTTTTGGGTTAGATTATATTTCAATTAAGTATCGGAAAATATTTAAAACCTTAGTGTTTTTATCTCTTTTAATCACATTTTCTACTACTGGTATGGTGGTATTTATATTGTCATATTTCTATTACTATTACATTTCAGGAGATAGAAAGTTTAAAATGAATTTTTTTTATAAAGCAATTTCGTTCTTAATAATAAGTTTGGGATCATATTTTTTTGTGTTCACAAATGAAAAGTTTGGATTATTGGCAAAGCTGACATATGAATCTGGTCTGCAGAGATTACAACATTATCAAGAGTCAATACAAATATTTTTAGATAACCCAATAATTGGAGTAGGTTTATTTAATAGTTCTGTTCCAGGTTCTTCGATATTTGCAATATTAGCTTCTTTAGGTATTGTAGGTGCCGGGTTATTTTTTTTGATGGTAATTTTACCGATTTGGCATTTGATTAAAAGAAGGGATCGTTTGCTGGTTTTTCTAATTCCAGTTTTAGTAACAGCTTTTTTTAGTCAACCTCTAAGTAATATGGCTATATTTTTCGTGATTTTATCTTTGGTCATATCATATCCAACTAAATATAAAAGTTTTTAA